The following are encoded together in the Zingiber officinale cultivar Zhangliang chromosome 8A, Zo_v1.1, whole genome shotgun sequence genome:
- the LOC122011716 gene encoding uncharacterized acetyltransferase At3g50280-like gives MTSTSPVLRRVSATTIKPPPHPRTRLHLGPWDLSMLTAQYIQKGLLFRKPRHLTIADLIDGLKTSLSVALLHFYPLAGRFLSEPALDEQGNPTGLFVSIDCAGQGAEFVHVVAEAVTVADVLTLDGDVPSYVNAFFPLDGAVNYDAVVVPLLAVQVTELDDGVFLGCCFNHAVGDGTSYWQFFNAWAEIARSGEGEEAKLARPPVHDRWFVNGSVQPPIKLPFVRPEEFIERFKPPIYRERIFHLTADSIARLKAKANKESGLASTISSFQSVSGMLWRCITRARGLPSEQSTRCRLAAQNRGRLIPPLSPDYFGNSIYAIATETTAGELLAHDLGWAARLAHEAVTGLTDAAIQGVVAKWMAAPVAHRVSMFDRFSVMMGSSPRFDVYGCEFGWGRAVAARSGTAHKFDGKVTFYPGSEGGGSMDLEICLEPPFMAALEADVEFMSAVSSPPPAPDAETKAEACHRKQNNGY, from the coding sequence ATGACATCCACTTCCCCGGTGCTCCGCCGCGTCTCCGCCACCACCATCAAGCCTCCGCCGCATCCTCGCACCCGCCTTCACCTCGGGCCGTGGGACCTCTCCATGCTCACCGCACAATACATTCAAAAGGGCCTCCTCTTCCGCAAGCCCCGCCACCTCACTATTGCTGACCTCATCGACGGACTCAAGACCTCCCTCTCCGTCGCCCTGCTCCACTTCTACCCTCTAGCTGGCCGCTTCCTCTCTGAGCCAGCTCTCGACGAGCAGGGCAACCCCACGGGCCTCTTCGTGTCGATCGACTGTGCCGGCCAAGGTGCGGAGTTCGTTCACGTCGTCGCCGAGGCCGTGACGGTCGCCGACGTGCTCACCCTTGACGGCGACGTGCCGTCCTACGTCAACGCGTTTTTCCCCCTCGACGGAGCCGTCAACTACGACGCTGTAGTAGTGCCTCTTCTGGCGGTGCAGGTGACGGAGCTGGACGACGGCGTCTTTCTCGGGTGCTGCTTCAATCACGCAGTCGGCGACGGCACTTCGTATTGGCAATTCTTCAACGCGTGGGCGGAGATCGCACGgtcgggagaaggagaggaagccaAGCTCGCTCGTCCTCCAGTCCATGACCGGTGGTTCGTTAACGGCTCCGTCCAGCCGCCAATTAAGCTCCCTTTCGTGCGGCCGGAGGAGTTCATCGAGCGGTTCAAGCCACCAATTTATCGCGAGCGAATCTTCCACCTGACGGCCGACTCCATCGCTCGATTGAAGGCGAAGGCTAATAAAGAAAGCGGATTGGCCTCCACGATCTCCTCCTTCCAATCCGTCTCCGGGATGCTGTGGCGATGCATCACGCGTGCCCGCGGCCTCCCGTCGGAGCAGAGCACACGCTGCCGTCTGGCTGCGCAGAACCGGGGGCGGTTGATCCCCCCGCTCTCGCCGGACTACTTCGGGAACTCCATCTACGCCATCGCGACGGAGACCACCGCGGGGGAGCTGTTGGCGCACGATCTCGGGTGGGCGGCGAGGCTTGCCCACGAGGCGGTGACTGGACTCACGGACGCGGCCATACAGGGGGTGGTGGCGAAGTGGATGGCGGCGCCGGTGGCGCATCGGGTGAGCATGTTCGACAGGTTCAGCGTTATGATGGGGAGCTCGCCGCGGTTCGACGTCTACGGGTGCGAATTCGGGTGGGGGCGAGCGGTGGCGGCGCGGAGCGGGACGGCGCACAAGTTCGACGGGAAGGTGACGTTCTACCCGGGGAGCGAGGGGGGTGGAAGCATGGACTTGGAGATATGTCTCGAGCCGCCGTTTATGGCGGCGTTGGAGGCAGACGTGGAGTTTATGAGCGCCGTTAGCAGCCCACCGCCGGCGCCGGATGCAGAGACGAAGGCAGAAGCATGCCACAGGAAACAAAATAATGGCTATTAA